The DNA segment TTATGCCGGTTTGTTGAGGGAGGGGGGGCATTTATTTATCGGTCATTCCGAATCCCTGCATCAACTCGACACCCCGTTTACCCTGATCGGCAATACCATATACAAAAAGACCGCTTTATGACCGATAACCTTTCACTGGGTCGGCCATCCCTGCCCGGCTTTGAACACGTCAATCGCTATTGGGATCCGGAAAACCAGATTGTGGCGGCGAAATTATTGCCGGGGGAATACTATGTCACCACCGATAACGAGATGGTAACCACGGTGCTGGGTTCTTGTGTTTCCGCCTGTATCCGTGACGCGGTGAGCGGGATAGGCGGCATGAATCATTTCATGTTGCCGGAGACCAGTAAGTCGCGGTTGAATTCAAGAGACGAGAAAGTTGTGGGAACTGCTTTGCGCTATGGCAATTACGCGATGGAGCATTTGATCAATACCATATTGCAATATGGCGGCAAACGTAAAAATCTGGAAGTGAAATTGTTTGGCGGCGGCAAAATTATTGCGACCTTGAGCGATGTCGGCTCCAGAAACATCGAATTTGTATTGGATTATGTCGATACCGAAGCACTAAAGCTGGTATCGCAAGACCTGGGTGATATTTATCCGCGCAAAGTCAATTTCTACCCGCAAACCGGCCGGGTACGGATGAAAAAGATCAAGGATTTGCATAACGACACAATTATATTGCGTGAAAAACAATACGGTTCGCAAATTAAGGACGTGTCGGTTGAAGGTAGCATAGAGTTATTTTAGGACGCAGATGGACAAGATAAAATTGCTGATCGTCGACGATTCGGCGTTGATAAGAACTATGCTGACTCAGATTTTTAGCGAGGCTGAAGATATAGAAGTGGTCGGCACCGCTAGCGATCCGTTGATTGCCAGGGATAAAATCAAGGCGCTGAATCCGGATGTGCTGACGCTGGATGTGGAAATGCCGCGCATGGATGGCTTGACCTTCTTGCGTAATTTGATGCGGCTCAGACCGATGCCGGTCGTGATGATTTCGACCCTGACTGCCAAGGGAGCCGAAGTAACCTTGGAGGCATTGGCGCTGGGTGCCGTGGATTTTGTGGCTAAACCCAAGGCCGATGTGCCGAACGCCTTGCGGGATTACTCGGAGGAAATTATCAACAAGGTGCGCATGGCGGCCAATGTGAACGTCAAGCCTTTGGAATTCAATAAGCCCAGAGACACGAATGCGATGCTCGAACAACCGCAATCCAACCTGAAAAAACATTTCAAAACCACCGATAAGATCATCGCCGTCGGCGCCTCCACCGGGGGAACCGAAGCGCTGAAGCAAGTGGTGCAGATGTTACCGGCGCATGCGCCGGCCATGGTAGTGACACAACATTTGCCGGTTGCATTTAGTGCTTCATTTGCCAAGCATGTCGATGAAGTCGGCAAGATGAGTGCCTGCATCGCAAACGATGGGCAGCTGATTTTGCCTGGCAACATCTATATAGCGCCCGGCGATCAGCATCTGAGAGTGGCGCGCGATGGCGCCCGGTATATCTGCCGGTTGGATGATGGGCCGCTGGTCAATCGCCACAAACCTTCGGTGGAAGTGTTGTTTCAGTCGATAGCCGAGAATGTGGGTAAAAACGCAATCGGCGTGATGCTGACGGGTATGGGCGCGGATGGGGCTAAGGCCATGCTGCAGATGCGCGAGGCGGGTGCCGTCAATATTGTCCAAGACCAGGCATCCAGCGTGGTTTGGGGCATGCCGGGCGAAGCTTATAGGCAGGGCGCCGCGCATCATATGGTATCCTTGGAACGGATCGCGGCACAAATTCTGGCTTTAATGGATTGAGTTTTTATGACCAAATTTCTGGTAGATAACAGTTTGTCGGTGCTATTCACGCTGTTGCTGGTGTTATCGCCACTGGTAGCTCCCTTGCAAGCATGGGCCTGGTTGTCCGCGCCATTGATTGCGGTTTTATGGATTGCCAAAGCCTTCATCCTGCAGCGGCGGCGATTGGCGGCGGACGAAAATGTCGGCAATAGTCTCGATGAGGAGCGCTTGAATCGAGCGATAGACCGATATGTGAATGGTTTGGCCGGCTGCGTGGGCGATGAATTGATGCAGTTGAATCATGAGTTGCAAAAACTGAAATCGATAGTGGCCGATGCGGTATCTACCATGTCGAGTAGTTTTAACAACTTGCATCAACTGACTTCGGGCCAGTCGTCAGTCGTGCGCTCCTTGATTAGCGATCTTGACGGTTCGACTGAAAAGGCCGACGGTACCATGAGTTTCCAGCAATTTGCCGAGGAAACGGATAGGGTGCTGGGTTTTTTCATTGAACATATCGTGCTGATTAGCAAACAAAGCATGGAAATGGTGGGCGTGATTAACGATGTCGGCGGCCACATGGCTCATGTGGAAAAGTTGTTGGGCGACGTGCAGAAAATTGCCGATCAAACTAATTTGTTGGCATTGAATGCGGCAATTGAAGCGGCAAGGGCTGGGGAAGCGGGCAGGGGATTTGCGGTGGTGGCCGATGAAGTGCGCAACCTGTCCAAGCATTCGGATAAATTCAGCGAAGAAATCAAGGCCGTGGTCAACGCCTCTAAGAATAATATCCGCCAGGCCCAATCCATGATTGAAGTGATGGCCTCCAAGGATATGAACGTGGCGCTTAGTTCAAAAGCCAAAATCGATAAAATGATGGCCGATATTACCGTGATTAATGCCAAGGTATCGAACAGTGTCGCGCAAGTTTCGCAACTGACCTCTCGGGTGGAGGCCAGTGTCAACGATGCGGTCAGGGGCTTGCAGTTTGAGGATATGTCGCGGCAATTGATCGAATATTTGCAAGGTAATATTCAGCATTTTCAAGCGATGAACGATGAAGTCGCGATCGGCATGGGCATATTTAAAACCACCGATGCCGCCAGTTGGGAAAAACAGTTGAATGAAGGTGTCGAACGTTTGCGGGACATGAAGCAACAATGGCATGCCAAAACCACCCATCAGGCGGTATCGCAATCCTCGGTGGAAGAGGGTGATGTCGAGTTATTTTGAACGGGATTATTGTCACAATGCGCGGAAAAACCGATAGGAGAGCAAAATGAGTGTCGAGGCTAGCGTGGTTTCAGGGGTGTTAACGATCAAGATAGGAGGCCGTTTCGATTTTGGCGTACACAAGCAAATGCGAGAGGCCACCAATCTGGCGACGGCCGATGTCAAAAAAATTGAAGTCGATTTGTCGAACACGGACTATTTGGACAGTTCGGCATTAGGCATGTTACTGGTCCTACGCGACAAGATTGCCGGCGACAAGCATACCGTTTCAATAAAAGGCGCTAGGGCTGAAGTAAAAAAAATTCTCGAAATCGCCAATTTTGACAAACTTTTCAGTCTATCCTGACGACTTTTCCTCTGCTTGCTCGTCAACCAAGAGTAAGTTGCGGCTGTTTTCCAAATCAAATTCCCGATGAGCAAACAAACCGATTTTTCCAATCTCGACTTCGTGCGGGATTTCTTTCACCGCTTTTTACCTAATTCTCAAGTCGTTTCCCTGGCAATCAGCCTGGTCGCCGGATCGTTGCTGATCTATAGTCTGGCGGGTTTGTTGATGCCGGTATTTGCTTCCGTTGTGATCGCTTACTTGCTGGAAGGTCTGGTGACCAAGGCCGAGCCTCGCTGGATGCCTCGGTTGGCGGCCGTGCATCTGGTGTTTTTTGCTTTTTTGACCATGCTCGGGTTCATATTGTTTGTGTTGGTGCCTATCGTTTCGGAGCAAACCGTGCAACTGGTGCAGCGCATACCGGAGATAGTCTACAGCGCGCAAACCCAGATCATGCGCTTGCCCGACATGTATCCCGAATTGATTTCGCAGGCGCGTATTCGGGAAATGATGTTTTCCATCCAACAAGATTTATTAAAATACGGCCAAGGAGTGATTTCCGGGTCGGCCCAGTCTTTTGCCGGATTGCTGGCGGCGATTATTTATTTGTTTTTGGTGCCGTTGATGGTGTTTTTCTGCATGAAAGACAAGGACTTGTTGATCGGTTGGTTTGCCCAGTTTTTTCCTCGGGACATGACATTGACGCTACGTGTCTGGCAGGAAGTGGATGCGCAGATAGCCAATTATGTCCGAGGTAAGTTCGTGGAGGTCTTCATCCTGTGGGCAGCCAGTTATCTGACCTTTTCGCTGTTGAACCTGAACTATTCGATGTTGTTGGCCGTGTTGATGGGGCTATCCGTGGTGATTCCGTACGTCGGGGCCACGCTAGTGACGTTTCCGGTGTTGGGCGTGGCCTATGTTCAATGGGGGATGGAGGGCGGCAACGACTTTATGTATGTCATGATCGCCTATTCCATCATTCAGGCTATCGATGGCGTGGTGCTGGTGCCGCTGTTATTTTCCGAGGCGGTCAATCTGCATCCTATCGCTATTATCGTCGCCATTTTGTTTTTCGGTGGTTTGTGGGGATTCTGGGGGGTGTTTTTCGCGATTCCATTGGCCACGCTGGTCAAGGCCGTGTTAACGGCATGGCCGCGGACGGGACAAGGACAAATTCAAACCTTTAATAGCGAATTGCCTTAATCGCTATTTCAACTTGAACAGCCACATAGCCTTTCATGGGGCGAATGAATGTGTCCCAATATTGCTCGCCAAAATTTCTGGAAGTTATTTTTGACCAAACTATGCACGGGCGGGAACCCGTCCGATTTTGCTTTTGCACTATCGGACGGGTTCCGGCTTAAGCTGTTACAGCAACTGCTTTAAGCGGGAAGATGGTTTCGTCTTATAAGTTTTCGGAGGCATAATCCGCCAGCCGCGAACGTTCGCCGCGTTTTAGCGTGATGTGCGCGCTGTTTTCCCAGCCCTTGAAGCGGTCGACCACGTAAGTCAGACCCGAGCTGGTGGCGGTCAAATAAGGCGTGTCGATTTGGGCCAGATTGCCTATGCAAATGATTTTGGTGCCGGGGCCGGCGCGGGTAATCAGGGTTTTCATCTGCTTGGGCGTCAGATTTTGCGCCTCGTCGATAATCAGATAACGGTTTAAAAAAGTCCGTCCGCGCATGAAATTTAACGATCGGATCTTGACCCTGTTCATCATCATGTTGTGCGAGGCGCCTTGTTCCCAGTCGGTCGTGCCCGAGCGGCTGCCCAGCAGTTCCAGGTTATCCATCAACGCCCCCATCCAGGGCGCCATTTTTTCCTCTTCACTGCCGGGTAAAAAACCGATGTCCTCGCCGACGGGCACCGTTTCACGCGTCATGATGATTTCCAGAAAAGCCTTGTGCTCCATGGTCAGCGACAGGCCCGCCGCCAGTGCCAGCAAGGTCTTGCCGGTGCCGGCGGTGCCGAGCAGGGTCACGAAATCGATGTTGGGGTCCAATAACGCATTCAAGGCAAAATTTTGTTCCCGGTTCTTGGCGCACACGCCCCAGACGCTATGGTGCTTGTTGCGGAAATCCTGGGCCAGTTGTAAAACAGCGGTTTCACCGTCGCAGGATTTGACCAGTGCTTCAAAGCCGGACTCGTCCTCGATATACAGATATTGATTCGGATACCAGTCCGCCACATGCGGGCCATGAATCCGGTAAAAAGTATGATTGTTTTCCTGCCAGGATTCCATTTTGCCGCCGTGTTCTTCCCAAAAATCCGGCTCCAGCGCCATCTGGCCGCTGTAGAGCAGGTCGATGTCTTCTATGGTTTGGTCGTTATGGTAATCCTCGGCATTGATTTGCAAGGCTGCGGCCTTGATCCGCATGTTGATGTCTTTCGAGACCAGAATGACGTTAACGTCCGGATATTCCTTACTCAAGGCCAATACAATGCTCAAAATCGAGTTGTCGGCAATCTGGCCCGGCAGGTCGGCCGGCAACAGATGCGACAGTTGCCGGGTTTGAAAATACAGGCGGCCGGATTGTTCGGCGTCTCCGCTTGGCCCATGTTCGATACGCGATAAGGGCAGGCCTTCATTAATGGTGTGCTGATCGGCGCCGCGAATCAACTCATCCAGGAATCTGCTGACTTGACGTACGTTACGAGAAACGTCCGACAAGCCTTTTTTAGCATGATCCAATTCTTCCAATACCACCATCGGAATGAAAAGATTATGTTCCTGGAAACGAAAAATAGAGGCGGGATCGTGCATCAAAACATTGGTGTCCAGCACGAACAGTTTTTTGGCGGTGGAATGAATATTCATGAATACCTTTAAATTGAGGTTGGGTTTTATTATTCGACTTTGTACCGTGCGGCATTTCTACCCCATCCAGCCGGGATGCGTCAAATCCGGCTGAAATCTTGCTATTAAGGTTTGCCGTTAGTCTGCAAGCGGTTTGTATTGCCGGGCCAATTACAATAGAATGCGGGAGTGGCTTCGTTTTGACAGCTTGTGTAGTTTTTTCTTTTATTATTTGGTGTCCATCTATGACGTTTTCAGGATCAAGCCAGCCGGATTTGGATTGGAGCCAGATCAGGGAAACCATTAAATTGCTGGCGGTATCCGTCGCTCAGGTAGAGAGCGGTATGAAGATAGGCGACGCATCGGTGACCGAATTGGCCGAGTCATTTGCCAGCATGGTGGATGACATGAGCGCGATTCAAAATATCCTGATAACCCTGGCACCCAGCGATCAACGCGATAGTGCCTTGCGGCATTGCACCGCGACTCAGGAAAGAATTTATGCTTCGATCGTGGCTTTCCAGTTTTACGATAGGTTGCAACAGTGTTTGCAGCATGTTTCGATCGGACTAAAGGGACTGTCGGACATCATCGAAACACCGAGCAGGCTGTATAATCCGTCCGAATGGTACAAATTTCAGCAGGAAATTCGCGGGCGTTACACGATGGAATCCGAAAAAATCATGTTTGATGCCATTCTGCAGGGCAAAAGCATAGACGAGGCTTTGGCCTTGGCATCGGATTCCGCAAACAATGTCCCTCAGGATGAAATCGAACTCTTTTAATTGATGTAAAAACCCCAAGTTGTTAATGAAAAACAAAGCTCTGTTAGTCGTCCTGCCCGTACTTTTATTGGCTGCGGGTTGTAGTACTTCTCCCGAACAACCGCCAAAGCCGGTTGCGAAAGTAGTCAAGCCGAAGCAGCCATTGCCGCCTCGTCCCCCGGCTAAAAAAGTGGTTCCCCCCGTTGCTAAAAAGTCCGTTCCGAGTGCGGGAAATGCCACCTATGCCATCGATGATGCCAAAACCAATTTCAAAGTAGAGCCGACATTGCCGAGTTTCCGCGCCGAACCGCTGGTGCCTCCGGTCGACGCGGCGCCCGTTCCAGCGCCGGTGGCGCCCGAAGTTCCGGCTTTTACCGTGGAGGAAGCGCGCATACCTTCAGGGACTTCGCCGGCGGTGGTCGCGTTGTTGACCGAGGCCGATCGTAATCGGACGGCGGGTGATCTGGACGCGGCCGTGGTGTCAACCGAACGGGCCTTGCGCATCGATTCCCGTAATCCGACCCTGACCTATAAACTGGCTCAACTCAGAATCAAACAGAACAAACCGCAACAGGCGGAAGAGTTGGCCGGCAAGGCCGCCTTACTGGCCGGTGGCGATCTGGATTTGAAGCGCAAAAGCTGGATGCTGATAGCTGAGGCCAGACGTGTGCAGGGTAATATCGAGGGTGCTAAGGAAGCCAAGGCCAAAGCCGAAAGTTTTTTCGGCCGTTAGTTTAGTTTCGGATTTAGATAGGTTGTTGCTCAATGACTGATCTTGCCGAGATATTCGGCGGCGATGGGGCGTTGGCGGGTGTCATTTCCGGTTATTTACCGCGTTCCGCCCAGATTGAAATGGCGCGGAAAATCGCCGACGCCATCGACAGCCAGCAAAACCTGATTGCCGAGGCCGGCACCGGCACCGGCAAGACCTTCGCCTACTTGATTCCGGCTATATTGTCCGGCAAAAAAGTCATCGTTTCCACCGGCACCAAGAACCTGCAGGATCAACTGTTCAGCAAGGATTTGCCATTGATCCGCAAGGCCTTGAGTCATACCCCGTTCAAGGCCAGTTTATTGAAGGGGCGGGCCAATTATTTATGCACTTACCGGTTGGAACTGGCGCTGAATTCGGCCTTCGGTTACAGCCAGGAAGATGCCGCCGCGTTATCCCAAATCAAGGCCTGGTCCAAGCGCACCAAGGCCGGCGACGTGTCGGAAGTGGTCGACGTGCATGACGGCGACCCGGTCTGGTTCCATGCTACTTCCACTACCGATAATTGCCTGGGGCAAAATTGTCCGGATTATGCGGATTGTTTTTTGACCAAGGCCCGTAAGCAGGCACAGGAAGCCGACATCGTGGTGGTCAATCATCATTTGCTTTGCGCGGATTGGTCGATACGCGAAACCGGCTTCGGCGAATTGCTGCCGGATGCCGAGGTGGTGATTATCGACGAAGCCCACCAACTGGCGGATACCGCCTCCAATTTTCTCGGCGTGACTATCAGCGGCAAGCAGTTGACCGATCTGGCCGACGACAGCCTGGCCGAATATTTCACCGATGCCAAGGACATGCCGGACTTGCGCACGGCTTGCGAGGACTTGCAGCACGAAGTCAAGGACATGCGGCTGGCCTTCGGCTTGGAACTCAAACGCGGCGAATGGCAGGATATCGAAACCAATCCGAAAATCGCCGGAGCCTTGGATTCGCTGCAGAAACAACTGGCCAGATTGACCGACCAATTGGAACGAGCCTCGGTGCGCGGCAAGGGCCTGGAATCCTGTTTCGACCGAGCCGAAGCGCTGGATATGCAGCTGGAAACCCTGATCAAGGATCAGGACGGGCAGTGGATTAAGTGGTACGAAACCTATAGCAAATCTTTCGCGCTGAGCCGCACTCCGCTGGATATTGCCAAGGAATTTCGCGGTTTCATGGCGCGGCATAAAGCTACCTGGATCTTTACCTCGGCAACCTTGAGCGTGGCCAATAATTTCGTGCATTTCTCCAAAAGTCTTGGCCTGAATGGTGCTGACAGCCAAAGCTGGGAAAGCCCTTTCGATTATCCTAATCAGGCCCTGTTTTATCATCCAAAAGGCTTGCCGCAACCCAGCGACCCGGAATTTACCGACAAGATCGTCGAATTTGCCTTGCCGGTTTTGGAAGCCAGTCGAGGCAGGGCCTTTTTCCTGTTCACTAGTCATCGTGCCCTGCAGCGCGCCGCGCAGTTGCTGGAAGGCAAGATCGATCATCCCTTGCTGGTGCAGGGCACGCGTTCCAAGGGCGTGTTGCTGGATCAGTTCAAGCAGTTGGGCAATGCGGTGTTGTTGGCGACCGCCAGTTTTTGGGAGGGCGTCGATGTGCGTGGCGATGCCTTGTCTTGCGTGATTATCGACAAACTACCGTTCGCCTCGCCGGGCGATCCGGTATTGAAGGCGCGATTGAGCGCGATGGAAAAACAAGGCCGTAATCCATTCTTTGAGCACCAACTACCCAGCGCCATCATCATGTTGCGCCAAGGAGTAGGGCGTTTGATACGCGACGTTAACGACCGTGGCGTGTTGATGGTCTGCGATCCCAGATTATTGAAGCGTGCCTATGGGCAAATGTTTTTGGATAGCGTGCCGGCCATGAAGCGCAGCCGGGACATCAATGATGTGCGGAAATTTTTTGCGACGGAGGAAAACACTTGAAATTACTGGCGCTGGAAACCTCCACCGATGCCTGTTCGGCGGCTTTGTTGATCGATGGCGACATCCGGGAAAAATTCGAGCTGGCTCCGCGTGAACACACCAAGCTGATTTTGCCGATGATAGACAGTCTGATGGCCGACGCTCAACTTAAACCGCAACAGTTGGACGCGGTAGTCTTGAGTCGCGGCCCCGGTTCGTTTACCGGCGTGCGCATCGCCACCGGAGTGGCGCACGGCATCGCTTTTGGCGCCGATTTGCCGGTGGTGTTGGTGTCGACCCTGGCGGCGATTGCCCAGGATTTTTTCAATCGGCATGATGTCGGAATCTCTTTTACCGCGATGGATGCCAGGATGGATGAAATATTCTGGGGCGTCTATCGGCGCAATGGATTGGGTTTGGCCGAATTGCTGGGCGGCGAGGCGGTGACGCCGGCCGCCGCGGCGGTATTTCCGGATGTTTCAGGCTTCGGGGTCGGTTCCGGCTGGGGCGTGCATGGCGAAGTTTTGACGGCTCGATTAGGTCGTCGAGTTGAAGACATCGTTTCCGAGGTCTGGCCGCGGGCGGCCTGCATCGCCCAACTGGGAGCCTACGATTTCGCCAACGGACTGGCCGTTCCGGTCGAGCAGGCCATGCCGGTATACTTGCGGGACAAAGTCGCCAAAAAGCAGTCGGAAAGATAAGGTACAATGGCTTTCATTTAATCCTTGTTCCGACTAATGGCCGAGTTTCTCGAAATCCATCCACAAAATCCGCAGCCACGCTTGATACAACAGGCGGTCGCCATTATCCGTAACGGCGGCGTCATCGTCTATCCCACCGATGCCTCCTATGCCTTGGGTGCTCAAATCGGCGACAAGCAGGCGATGGACACTATCCGCCGTATCCGCCGGCTGGATGATAATCACAATTTTACCTTGCTGTGCAACGACCTGTCGCAGGTGTCGACTTTTACCAAGATGGGGAACGATGCCCACCGCTTGATCAAAAACCTGACACCGGGGCCATTCACCTTTCTGCTGGATGCGACCCGCGAAGTGCCGCGCCGGTTGCAACACCCGAAAAAGAAAACCATAGGCGTCAGGATTACCGACAACCGGATTGCTCGTGCTTTATTGGAAGAATTGGGCGAACCGCTGTTGACCACCACGATGATCTTGCCGGGTGAAGACGAGGCCATGGCCGATCCTTATGACATCCGGCAAAAACTGGATCGTGAGCTGGATTTAATCATCGACGGCGGTGTCATCGACTACAAACCCACCACCGTGATCGCATGCATCGATAATGTGATCGAAATCGTCAGACAAGGCGTTGGTAAAGCCCCGATGCTGGAGACTTAATATGATGGACGAACTGACGCTGGTACAGCGTATCGTCGTGTGGATTCTGCCGGTAATTTTCGCGATTACCGTGCATGAGGTGGCGCATGGCTGGATGGCTAAGCAATATGGCGACAAAACCGCCGATCAACAAGGGCGTCTGACCTTGAATCCGCTAAAACATATCGATCCGTTGGGAACCATTATCATCCCCGGTTTGCTGCTGATTAGCTTTACCGGCTTTATTTTCGGCTGGGCCAAGCCGGTGCCGGTCGACGCCCGCAATTTCAAAAATCCGAAACAAGCCATGATGATGGTGGCTCTGGCCGGGCCGTTGTCCAACGTATTGATGGCTCTCGCTTGGGCCTTGTTGGCACGTATCGGCGTTGCCATCGAAATCGAGTTTATTTCCATGCCGCTGATCTACAGTGGCGTGGCCGGTATCACTATTAACCTGGTACTGGCCTTGATCAACATGCTGCCGATTCCGCCGTTGGATGGGAGTCGGATCGTGGCCGGATTGTTGCCGGATTACTGGGCCTGGCGCTTCAATCAGCTCGAACGCTGGGGGTTTTTGATCCTGCTGTTACTGCTGGCCACCAATGCATTGGGTGCGATTTTGTCTTATCCGATGTATTACGCTCAACAATTGTTCTTTAGCTTGGCCGGCTTGTGAGTTGGTTTAGAAATGTGGGATACGCAGTGCGTACCCTAGCATAAACATGAATGCGGTAGAGCCTCGGGTAGAAGCGCCCATTACCCCATTGGCGATGGTCGAGGGCCAGCCCTATCAGGATGCGCCCGACGATTTATACATTCCGCCCGATGCTCTGGAAGTTTTTTTGGATGCGTTCGAAGGACCGCTGGATTTGCTGCTGTATTTGATTCGGCGCCAGAATCTGGATATTCTGAATATCCCCATCGCTCAGATTACCCATCAATATATCGGCTACATCGAGATGATGGATCAGATGCGGCTGGAACTGGCGGCGGAGTATCTGGTGATGGCGGCGCTACTGGCGGAAATCAAATCCCGCATGCTGTTGCCCAGACAGCCAGAGAGCGAAGAAGAGGAAGAAGACCCGCGCGCGTTCCTGATCCGTAAACTGCAGGAATACGAAGCGATCAAAAAAGTCGCCGAGGAAATCGATTTATTGCCCAGAAACGAGCGCGATACTTTCGAGGCCAGCGTCGATGTGTCGACTGTCAACGTACTGCAGGCCCCGCCGGATGTGCAACTCAAGGAAATATTGCTGGCGTTTCAGGATGTATTGAAACGCGTCGAGCAACTCAGTCATCACCAAATAACCAAAGAGCCCTTATCAGTCCGTGAACGAATGGCAGCCATCTTGGAAAAACTTAACGGAGCAGATCAGCTCCCTTTCGCAGCGTGTTTTACCCGAAGTGAAGGAAAAAATGGGGTGGTTGTCGCGTTTCTTGCCATCCTTGAACTCTCCAAGGAGCGAATCATCGACATCTTCCAGCCCGAACCCTACGCCGCCCTCAGCGTTAGAATCCGCCCCGCCACCGCTGGCGGCGATTGACGAGCCGATTAGCGAAACCGTCGTCGATGATGTCATTTCGGAACCCGAACCTAAACCCAAGCCGCGCAAACCCCGAGTCAAGCCGGAGCCTGTTACGGTCTTTGTTCAAGCCCGAAGGAAAGCCGCGCGCTTCCCGGCTGTTTGGACGGCTGAATTGCGCGAGCGCACAATTCCACCGCCTAGCTCGCTGTCGCCCGAACGAAAGGCCGCGACCCGCTTGCCATCCACTTGGGCATCAGACTTGCGCCGGAACAAACAGCAGCCTATTGTTATAGAGCGCCAACCGTTATTACCCGAAAATATTGAGTGCGACGTGAATACCAAACGCATCGTGGAAGCCATCCTGTTTGCCGCCAACAAACCGATGACGATCAAGCAGATACAAGAGGCCTTTCCCGAACTGGAACAGCCCGATACCCTGGAAATCCAGGTGGCGCTGGAAGCCATCGCTCAGGATTATCTGCCGCGGCCGATCGGCTTGAAACAATTGGCGAGCGGTTACCGCTTCCAAATCAAGGAAGGCATGGCGCCCTGGGTGACTCGGCTGTTCGAGGAAAAGCCGGCACGCTATTCCAGAGCCTTGTTGGAAACCTTGTCCATCATCGCCTACCGCCAACCGGTGACGCGCGGCGAGATCGAGGACATACGCGGTGTCAGCGTGAGTTCCGGCATTATTCATACCTTGCTGGAACGGGAGTGGATACGGGTGATTGCCCATAAGGAAGTGCCGGGACGTCCGGCTTTGTATGGCACTACCAAACAATTTCTGGATTATTTTAATTTAACCTCGTTGAACGAATTACCCACGCTGCAAGAAATCGTCGATCTTGATTTCAGCAACGAACAACCACAGCAGGAACATCGTGAAAGACCGCAAACCGAACCATCCCAAACAGAACCCCCATTCGAATCAGCGGAACAAGCAATCGGAGACGGAACGCAAGCCGAGACCGACGGCGATGCCGAAAGCCCAACCATCCACTAAAACCGGCGCGGCAGGCGGCGAGCGCATCCAGAAACTGCTGGCCAGAGCCGGTCTGGGTTCGCGCCGGGAAATCGAACGCTGGATAGAAGAGGGCAGGTTGACGGTCAACAATAACCCGGTTCAGCCCGGTTATCACTTGAAACCCGGCGACCATCTGCAAATCAATGGGCGGGTGGTGAAATGGGAAAAATATGCCGAGCAACCGACTCGGGTGCTGGTCT comes from the Methylomonas sp. LL1 genome and includes:
- a CDS encoding L-threonylcarbamoyladenylate synthase — protein: MAEFLEIHPQNPQPRLIQQAVAIIRNGGVIVYPTDASYALGAQIGDKQAMDTIRRIRRLDDNHNFTLLCNDLSQVSTFTKMGNDAHRLIKNLTPGPFTFLLDATREVPRRLQHPKKKTIGVRITDNRIARALLEELGEPLLTTTMILPGEDEAMADPYDIRQKLDRELDLIIDGGVIDYKPTTVIACIDNVIEIVRQGVGKAPMLET
- a CDS encoding site-2 protease family protein is translated as MMDELTLVQRIVVWILPVIFAITVHEVAHGWMAKQYGDKTADQQGRLTLNPLKHIDPLGTIIIPGLLLISFTGFIFGWAKPVPVDARNFKNPKQAMMMVALAGPLSNVLMALAWALLARIGVAIEIEFISMPLIYSGVAGITINLVLALINMLPIPPLDGSRIVAGLLPDYWAWRFNQLERWGFLILLLLLATNALGAILSYPMYYAQQLFFSLAGL
- a CDS encoding ATP-dependent DNA helicase — encoded protein: MTDLAEIFGGDGALAGVISGYLPRSAQIEMARKIADAIDSQQNLIAEAGTGTGKTFAYLIPAILSGKKVIVSTGTKNLQDQLFSKDLPLIRKALSHTPFKASLLKGRANYLCTYRLELALNSAFGYSQEDAAALSQIKAWSKRTKAGDVSEVVDVHDGDPVWFHATSTTDNCLGQNCPDYADCFLTKARKQAQEADIVVVNHHLLCADWSIRETGFGELLPDAEVVIIDEAHQLADTASNFLGVTISGKQLTDLADDSLAEYFTDAKDMPDLRTACEDLQHEVKDMRLAFGLELKRGEWQDIETNPKIAGALDSLQKQLARLTDQLERASVRGKGLESCFDRAEALDMQLETLIKDQDGQWIKWYETYSKSFALSRTPLDIAKEFRGFMARHKATWIFTSATLSVANNFVHFSKSLGLNGADSQSWESPFDYPNQALFYHPKGLPQPSDPEFTDKIVEFALPVLEASRGRAFFLFTSHRALQRAAQLLEGKIDHPLLVQGTRSKGVLLDQFKQLGNAVLLATASFWEGVDVRGDALSCVIIDKLPFASPGDPVLKARLSAMEKQGRNPFFEHQLPSAIIMLRQGVGRLIRDVNDRGVLMVCDPRLLKRAYGQMFLDSVPAMKRSRDINDVRKFFATEENT
- the tsaB gene encoding tRNA (adenosine(37)-N6)-threonylcarbamoyltransferase complex dimerization subunit type 1 TsaB, which translates into the protein MKLLALETSTDACSAALLIDGDIREKFELAPREHTKLILPMIDSLMADAQLKPQQLDAVVLSRGPGSFTGVRIATGVAHGIAFGADLPVVLVSTLAAIAQDFFNRHDVGISFTAMDARMDEIFWGVYRRNGLGLAELLGGEAVTPAAAAVFPDVSGFGVGSGWGVHGEVLTARLGRRVEDIVSEVWPRAACIAQLGAYDFANGLAVPVEQAMPVYLRDKVAKKQSER
- a CDS encoding tetratricopeptide repeat protein, coding for MKNKALLVVLPVLLLAAGCSTSPEQPPKPVAKVVKPKQPLPPRPPAKKVVPPVAKKSVPSAGNATYAIDDAKTNFKVEPTLPSFRAEPLVPPVDAAPVPAPVAPEVPAFTVEEARIPSGTSPAVVALLTEADRNRTAGDLDAAVVSTERALRIDSRNPTLTYKLAQLRIKQNKPQQAEELAGKAALLAGGDLDLKRKSWMLIAEARRVQGNIEGAKEAKAKAESFFGR
- a CDS encoding segregation and condensation protein A, producing the protein MNAVEPRVEAPITPLAMVEGQPYQDAPDDLYIPPDALEVFLDAFEGPLDLLLYLIRRQNLDILNIPIAQITHQYIGYIEMMDQMRLELAAEYLVMAALLAEIKSRMLLPRQPESEEEEEDPRAFLIRKLQEYEAIKKVAEEIDLLPRNERDTFEASVDVSTVNVLQAPPDVQLKEILLAFQDVLKRVEQLSHHQITKEPLSVRERMAAILEKLNGADQLPFAACFTRSEGKNGVVVAFLAILELSKERIIDIFQPEPYAALSVRIRPATAGGD